The following coding sequences lie in one Arachis hypogaea cultivar Tifrunner chromosome 4, arahy.Tifrunner.gnm2.J5K5, whole genome shotgun sequence genomic window:
- the LOC112795750 gene encoding uncharacterized protein isoform X1, whose amino-acid sequence MTSTASVSHLHNSLCETTGTGAAEPNHQQHDGENVVLMKDEIPSDFTSVSSSEDVNAGFTDTNVLETQPCSSSVSTSAGLQNKTANGSVMAESNPNHSGLANPNSSDFATRNSYLTRTLLQAAADVERLNKTLRSNSRAGSLPRTCNNGKYSLGTNQRCHTFSPSNNRTNGSPAFSSANYRANSIPSVSSVNDRLALPPAKNRTHEIVSTVNDRSLLLDKSRSEEYEMPTPLTRGPRGSYTGFLLQSSTTKNDFAITICRDKYNLPDFQTEYETAKFYVIKSFNEDDIHKSIKYDVWTSTSYGNKKLNDAFRSAEAKSIQTGTKCPIFLFFSVNASRQFVGVAEMLGPVDFNKDMKFWKLYKYNGFFPIRWHIIKDVPNTQFCHIRIIVENENRDVTYTRDTQEIGLKQGLEMLNIFKSYSAKTSLLDDFDFYENREKLLRSDKKSKGIGGSEQYRSKPKFTIPGPEGYGYDSYQQNTAKAGEKKIGMQSSGTKEDNIVSLTKQLSLNSSGK is encoded by the exons atgaCCAGCACTGCCTCCGTCTCTCACCTCCACAACT CTTTGTGTGAGACAACAGGAACAGGAGCAGCAGAACCTAACCACCAGCAACATGATGGGGAAAATGTG GTCTTAATGAAAGATGAAATCCCATCTGATTTCACATCAGTGAGCTCCTCTGAAGATGTCAATGCTGGTTTCACAG ATACAAACGTATTAGAAActcaaccttgtagttcatcagTCTCAACATCTGCTGGTCTGCAAAACAAAACAGCCAATGGTTCAGTAATGGCAGAAAGTAACCCAAATCATTCTGGTTTAGCGAATCCAAATAGCTCTGACTTTGCAACTAGGAATAGCTATTTGACTAGAACATTATTGCAGGCTGCAGCGGATGTTGAAAGGTTAAATAAG ACTTTGCGTTCTAATTCTAGAGCAGGCAGTCTTCCAAGGACCTGCAATAATGGAAAATATTCATTAGGCACCAACCAAAGATGCCATACCTTCTCCCCTTCCAACAATAGGACAAATGGCAGCCCTGCTTTCTCCTCTGCCAACTACAGGGCAAATAGTATACCATCTGTATCTAGTGTGAATGATAGGCTTGCCTTACCCCCTGCAAAGAACAGGACACATGAGATAGTATCTACTGTAAATGATAGATCTTTATTGTTAGACAAATCGAGGAGTGAAGAATATGAAATGCCAACGCCACTAACTCGAGGTCCTCGGGGTAGTTACACTGGTTTTCTCCTACAATCTTCAACTACTAAGAATGACTTTGCAATCACAATATGCAGAGATAAATATAACCTTCCAGATTTCCAAACTGAATATGAAACTGCTAAATTTTATGTCATTAAATCTTTCAATGAAGATGACATTCATAAGAGCATTAAATATGATGTTTGGACTAGCACCTCATATGGAAATAAGAAGTTGAACGATGCATTCCGTAGTGCAGAAGCTAAATCGATCCAGACAGGGACAAAGTGTCCAATCTTCCTGTTCTTCTCG GTGAATGCTAGCCGGCAGTTTGTTGGAGTAGCTGAGATGCTTGGACCAGTGGACTTCAACAAAGACATGAAGTTTTGGAAACTCTACAAATACAATGGATTCTTCCCAATTAGGTGGCATATAATAAAGGATGTTCCCAACACTCAATTTTGTCACATTCGTATCATCGTTGAAAACGAGAACAGGGATGTAACTTACACTAGGGACACACAAGAG ATTGGACTAAAGCAGGGCCTGGAGATGCTGAATATCTTCAAAAGCTATTCTGCCAAGACATCTCTACTAGATGATTTTGACTTCTATGAGAACCGAGAGAAATTACTTCGTTCAGATAAAAAATCCAAGG GTATTGGAGGATCAGAACAATATCGAAGCAAGCCTAAGTTTACAATCCCAGGACCGGAAGGTTATGGATATGACAGTTACCAA
- the LOC112795750 gene encoding uncharacterized protein isoform X2: MTSTASVSHLHNSLCETTGTGAAEPNHQQHDGENVVLMKDEIPSDFTSVSSSEDVNAGFTDTNVLETQPCSSSVSTSAGLQNKTANGSVMAESNPNHSGLANPNSSDFATRNSYLTRTLLQAAADVERLNKTLRSNSRAGSLPRTCNNGKYSLGTNQRCHTFSPSNNRTNGSPAFSSANYRANSIPSVSSVNDRLALPPAKNRTHEIVSTVNDRSLLLDKSRSEEYEMPTPLTRGPRGSYTGFLLQSSTTKNDFAITICRDKYNLPDFQTEYETAKFYVIKSFNEDDIHKSIKYDVWTSTSYGNKKLNDAFRSAEAKSIQTGTKCPIFLFFSVNASRQFVGVAEMLGPVDFNKDMKFWKLYKYNGFFPIRWHIIKDVPNTQFCHIRIIVENENRDVTYTRDTQEIGLKQGLEMLNIFKSYSAKTSLLDDFDFYENREKLLRSDKKSKGIGGSEQYRSKPKFTIPGPEGYGYDSYQNTAKAGEKKIGMQSSGTKEDNIVSLTKQLSLNSSGK, encoded by the exons atgaCCAGCACTGCCTCCGTCTCTCACCTCCACAACT CTTTGTGTGAGACAACAGGAACAGGAGCAGCAGAACCTAACCACCAGCAACATGATGGGGAAAATGTG GTCTTAATGAAAGATGAAATCCCATCTGATTTCACATCAGTGAGCTCCTCTGAAGATGTCAATGCTGGTTTCACAG ATACAAACGTATTAGAAActcaaccttgtagttcatcagTCTCAACATCTGCTGGTCTGCAAAACAAAACAGCCAATGGTTCAGTAATGGCAGAAAGTAACCCAAATCATTCTGGTTTAGCGAATCCAAATAGCTCTGACTTTGCAACTAGGAATAGCTATTTGACTAGAACATTATTGCAGGCTGCAGCGGATGTTGAAAGGTTAAATAAG ACTTTGCGTTCTAATTCTAGAGCAGGCAGTCTTCCAAGGACCTGCAATAATGGAAAATATTCATTAGGCACCAACCAAAGATGCCATACCTTCTCCCCTTCCAACAATAGGACAAATGGCAGCCCTGCTTTCTCCTCTGCCAACTACAGGGCAAATAGTATACCATCTGTATCTAGTGTGAATGATAGGCTTGCCTTACCCCCTGCAAAGAACAGGACACATGAGATAGTATCTACTGTAAATGATAGATCTTTATTGTTAGACAAATCGAGGAGTGAAGAATATGAAATGCCAACGCCACTAACTCGAGGTCCTCGGGGTAGTTACACTGGTTTTCTCCTACAATCTTCAACTACTAAGAATGACTTTGCAATCACAATATGCAGAGATAAATATAACCTTCCAGATTTCCAAACTGAATATGAAACTGCTAAATTTTATGTCATTAAATCTTTCAATGAAGATGACATTCATAAGAGCATTAAATATGATGTTTGGACTAGCACCTCATATGGAAATAAGAAGTTGAACGATGCATTCCGTAGTGCAGAAGCTAAATCGATCCAGACAGGGACAAAGTGTCCAATCTTCCTGTTCTTCTCG GTGAATGCTAGCCGGCAGTTTGTTGGAGTAGCTGAGATGCTTGGACCAGTGGACTTCAACAAAGACATGAAGTTTTGGAAACTCTACAAATACAATGGATTCTTCCCAATTAGGTGGCATATAATAAAGGATGTTCCCAACACTCAATTTTGTCACATTCGTATCATCGTTGAAAACGAGAACAGGGATGTAACTTACACTAGGGACACACAAGAG ATTGGACTAAAGCAGGGCCTGGAGATGCTGAATATCTTCAAAAGCTATTCTGCCAAGACATCTCTACTAGATGATTTTGACTTCTATGAGAACCGAGAGAAATTACTTCGTTCAGATAAAAAATCCAAGG GTATTGGAGGATCAGAACAATATCGAAGCAAGCCTAAGTTTACAATCCCAGGACCGGAAGGTTATGGATATGACAGTTACCAA